In Thermococcus sp. MV5, the genomic window AAGGTTTATCAAATTCTCACTAAGTGGATATTTTTATTAACACTTCCAATCTTCAGCGTGATGTTTCTCTTCCCTGAAGCTACTATATTATTCATTTTTGGGGAAAAATATATTTCAGCGGCTCCAGCGCTTCAGATTTTAGCTTTAGGTTTCATGTTTCACACATTTTTGGGACTGAATGGGTTAACCTTAGTTGTTATTGGACAGCCGAAACTTAACATGATTGGAGATACGTTTGCAGTTGTTTCTAATGTTGTTCTGAACGTTCTTTTAATACCAAAGTATGGAATAGTTGGAGCGGCTGTGGCGACTGCTGTTTCCTATTTTGTTGCTAATGTGTTTAGGTCGTTCTGGCTCTATCAAAAGACAAAGATTCATCCTTTCAGCTGGAATTATGTGAAGCCTTTAGCTATTAGTTTTGTTTTGTTAGGGTTAGTTAAGAATTTACACTTAAAAGTACTAAATATATGGTATGCGATTCCGGTTTTAGTCGTATTCTTGGCAGTTTACTTCTTCTTAGTTTTGCTTAGTAGGAGTGTTGATAAGGAAGATGTTGAGCTGTTTTTAGCAATAGAGAAGAGATTGGGGATAAATTTGGAAATAATAAAGAAAATTTTAAGGAGGTTTGTTTGAGAACATTAGGTGGGAGGGAAAATAGCATGATACCTGAGTCTATAATAAATGTTGCTAAGAACATTGTGAAAAGGAATAAGCTCACAAAAAAGTTTGCACTTAAACTTTATAACAAATATACAGAACGAAATGCCAAGAAAGAGTTCTACTCAAGAATTAGGAACATAGACACAGATAAGTATGTTGATACGTCAAATAAGCCCGATGTAAACGTAATTATTTTAATGGTAGACTGTCTTAGGTATTCTAATTTATCATTCACTAGATATCACAGAGAAACAACGCCATTTCTAGATTCTCTAAAAGTAAAATTTAGAGCTGTTTCTGCTGCACCATGGACGTATCCATCAGTAGCATCCATTCTGACAGGATTCTATCCTCACAATCACAATGCCTACATTCATAATAAGATCAAAAATTTTGACACTCTTAAGGGTTTCAAACCAATTAGGAAAAGCGTGCTGACTTTATCTGAAATACTCTTTGCGCTTGGTTATGATATATATTTTGGAACAGCAATTGATGTTGCGAGCTATCCTCT contains:
- a CDS encoding sulfatase-like hydrolase/transferase, translated to MIPESIINVAKNIVKRNKLTKKFALKLYNKYTERNAKKEFYSRIRNIDTDKYVDTSNKPDVNVIILMVDCLRYSNLSFTRYHRETTPFLDSLKVKFRAVSAAPWTYPSVASILTGFYPHNHNAYIHNKIKNFDTLKGFKPIRKSVLTLSEILFALGYDIYFGTAIDVASYPLKGRVIPKRYPGNAPAEDLLNDLKKWMSKRKKPFFAYLHIGDVHEPLAPPEKFRNYFGEVKDIPNIERWDFRRPEEQKGESLKNIE